A single region of the Lysinibacillus sp. B2A1 genome encodes:
- a CDS encoding teichoic acid D-Ala incorporation-associated protein DltX produces MQSIKNNELLRFIGFTLFYFIILVLLFIIHGFHDMNAGPFIYTEF; encoded by the coding sequence ATGCAATCCATTAAAAATAATGAGCTATTACGTTTTATAGGCTTTACGTTATTTTACTTTATCATTTTGGTGCTTTTGTTTATTATTCATGGGTTCCATGATATGAACGCTGGTCCATTTATATATACGGAATTTTAA
- a CDS encoding peptidase, translated as MIRKIISMLCILCLSVLLIACSETLDTYLEEATDSSIKETNTMDDIKKPESKVISASFSDSDLFSTSLFKKDPALLQFTKKVEKHIANFDKTFEVAYTGKLDWNEFEVQLNDMNSLLSYVNPYTAGYFLNFEWTSWDQDNGYLIEFTITYLTDAKKEKKIDTFVNQFVAQYITDDMDDFHRAKAINDMIVQLATYTEQGSTEGQTVYELIQENTAVCQAYALLAYRLLVASDLDAQYVYGYSDNELHAWNLVSINDNWYHLDTTWNDVDPNEPYAISYEYFLVNDEKLSQDHLWVKENYFAATSKNYDFMHDMWYADTDKDIIYYNSIRDNMVYAYDLATQQNKQISETACYYLATYEDVLYCSDYDNAGYLTKINVSNGSEEVLLEEEVLNLFIADGILYYQTVDGEEYEQDL; from the coding sequence ATGATAAGAAAAATCATTTCTATGCTTTGTATATTGTGCTTATCTGTCTTGCTAATTGCCTGCTCCGAAACACTAGATACATACCTTGAAGAAGCTACGGATTCTTCCATAAAAGAGACCAACACAATGGACGACATTAAAAAGCCAGAGAGCAAAGTTATCTCTGCCTCTTTTTCCGATTCAGACCTTTTTTCTACTTCTTTATTTAAAAAGGACCCTGCCTTATTACAATTTACAAAGAAAGTAGAAAAACATATCGCTAATTTCGATAAAACATTTGAGGTTGCTTATACAGGAAAACTGGATTGGAATGAATTCGAGGTTCAGCTAAACGACATGAATAGCTTACTTTCCTATGTGAATCCTTATACGGCTGGTTATTTCCTGAATTTTGAATGGACCTCCTGGGATCAAGACAATGGATATTTAATTGAATTTACGATTACCTATTTGACAGATGCTAAAAAAGAGAAAAAAATTGATACCTTTGTCAATCAATTTGTAGCACAGTATATTACCGATGATATGGATGACTTCCATCGTGCCAAGGCTATTAACGATATGATTGTACAATTAGCCACTTATACCGAGCAGGGATCTACGGAGGGTCAGACAGTATATGAGTTAATTCAAGAGAACACGGCTGTTTGTCAGGCCTATGCTTTACTCGCCTATCGTTTATTGGTAGCCTCAGATCTTGATGCTCAATATGTATATGGTTATAGCGACAATGAACTGCATGCATGGAATTTAGTAAGCATTAACGATAATTGGTATCATCTCGATACAACATGGAATGATGTTGATCCAAATGAACCTTATGCAATTTCCTACGAATATTTTTTAGTGAATGATGAAAAACTAAGTCAAGATCATCTATGGGTCAAAGAAAACTATTTTGCGGCAACAAGCAAGAACTATGATTTTATGCATGATATGTGGTATGCCGATACAGACAAAGATATTATTTACTATAATAGCATTCGTGACAACATGGTATACGCCTATGATTTAGCAACACAGCAAAATAAGCAAATCTCAGAAACAGCCTGCTACTACTTGGCTACCTATGAGGATGTGCTTTATTGCAGTGATTATGACAATGCAGGCTATCTAACAAAAATTAATGTTAGCAATGGCTCAGAGGAAGTGTTACTAGAAGAAGAGGTATTGAATCTCTTTATTGCTGATGGCATTTTATATTATCAAACAGTAGACGGTGAGGAGTATGAACAAGATCTTTAA
- a CDS encoding preprotein translocase subunit SecG produces the protein MHTVVLVSLIIISLALIVVVLLQSSKSAGLSGAISGGAEQLFGKQKARGMDLILHRATIVLAILFFILAIAITKI, from the coding sequence ATGCATACAGTAGTATTAGTTTCATTAATTATCATATCATTAGCGTTGATTGTAGTCGTATTACTTCAATCTAGTAAAAGTGCAGGCTTGTCAGGTGCCATCTCGGGTGGAGCTGAACAACTATTTGGAAAACAAAAAGCACGTGGTATGGATCTTATCCTTCACCGCGCAACAATTGTGTTAGCAATTTTATTCTTTATTTTAGCAATCGCTATTACAAAAATCTAA
- a CDS encoding chemotaxis protein yields the protein MGVIQALKETLPIFHEIFKKEISITLNDRVTREVLFVLDGIKVKTHLKVGFIPEDSSDFRRVAQGEFLKRSVPKEYFGIPMNSELYPIRENGEVVGILSLLFPLEAQEKVGAFMESLQAIIQDLQLKIHTIAAHSEELSATSESISEKSRHALENSSRSNEVTDFIKTISKQTNLLGLNASIEAARAGQYGAGFNIVAQEVRKLSSETSTATEQIETSLKTITNNVQSLMESMEQIEVASNEQAELVQQFSEAIEKLSNVSTQMSYYVKEVLR from the coding sequence ATGGGGGTCATACAAGCATTAAAGGAAACATTACCAATTTTTCATGAAATATTTAAGAAGGAAATATCTATCACATTAAATGACCGTGTGACAAGAGAAGTGCTATTTGTTTTAGATGGGATAAAAGTAAAAACACATTTAAAAGTGGGCTTTATACCAGAGGATTCATCAGATTTTCGTCGCGTTGCACAGGGGGAATTTTTAAAGCGTAGTGTTCCAAAAGAGTATTTTGGTATCCCTATGAATAGTGAGTTGTATCCTATACGAGAAAATGGTGAAGTCGTAGGAATATTAAGCTTGCTTTTTCCGCTAGAGGCGCAAGAAAAAGTCGGAGCGTTTATGGAAAGTCTACAAGCAATTATTCAAGATTTACAATTAAAAATACATACAATAGCTGCACATTCTGAAGAGCTATCCGCAACGAGTGAATCCATCTCAGAAAAATCACGTCATGCTCTTGAAAATTCCTCACGCTCCAATGAGGTGACAGATTTCATTAAAACCATTTCCAAGCAAACCAATTTGCTTGGCTTAAATGCATCCATAGAGGCAGCACGTGCTGGGCAATATGGAGCAGGGTTCAATATTGTGGCACAGGAGGTTCGGAAATTATCGAGTGAAACATCTACAGCTACAGAACAAATTGAAACTTCTCTTAAGACCATCACTAATAATGTTCAATCCTTGATGGAGAGCATGGAGCAAATTGAAGTGGCATCCAATGAACAAGCCGAACTAGTGCAGCAATTTAGTGAGGCAATTGAAAAATTAAGCAATGTTAGTACCCAAATGTCGTATTATGTGAAAGAAGTATTACGATAA
- the dltD gene encoding D-alanyl-lipoteichoic acid biosynthesis protein DltD — translation MIKKGFLSLFIALVLFAVFVFFPNSWIKAWISDEDVEQAKTNMSPLVFQGMYLQERMLQEPNSMPLYGSSELNRFDPFHPYNYARATDAPYSTFMIGRGGMQSITHFLNFATQEKNLKDKKIVFIVSPQWFTEKGMGEFHFSPNYSMLHAYDLAYNKDIDVELRNRAMKRLLEFETVNRDQLLRTIYQYQLSNGKERPVVGRLAMMAGHFQKALLEKKDLYYSIFPRESHKLKNNDKLVANQTFEQQLKNAEEYGKKRVSNDLMIENKFYKRLVNADLTKFKGSRKNEDYTVSPEYEDFQLVIDILKDAGAKPLFISIPVNGYWYDYNEYPQERREKYYEKMEQVLTNANVPYVDFSDHEYDPYFIMDTIHIAWKGWVYVDQELDNYWTQS, via the coding sequence ATGATTAAGAAAGGCTTTTTATCACTATTCATTGCCCTTGTTCTATTTGCGGTCTTCGTATTTTTCCCAAATTCATGGATCAAAGCTTGGATTTCAGATGAAGATGTAGAACAGGCAAAAACGAACATGTCTCCGTTAGTATTCCAAGGCATGTATTTACAGGAGAGAATGCTACAGGAGCCGAACTCAATGCCTTTATACGGCTCATCAGAATTAAATCGCTTTGACCCCTTCCATCCCTATAATTATGCACGGGCAACAGATGCACCGTATTCGACATTTATGATAGGACGAGGGGGAATGCAGTCTATTACACACTTTTTAAATTTTGCTACGCAGGAGAAAAATTTAAAGGATAAAAAAATTGTTTTCATCGTTTCTCCTCAATGGTTTACGGAAAAAGGAATGGGTGAATTTCACTTTTCTCCTAACTATTCCATGCTGCATGCCTATGATTTAGCATACAATAAGGACATTGATGTAGAGCTTCGAAATCGTGCAATGAAGCGTCTGCTAGAATTTGAGACGGTGAATCGGGATCAGCTATTAAGAACAATCTATCAGTATCAATTATCGAATGGCAAAGAACGACCTGTTGTTGGACGCCTTGCGATGATGGCAGGCCATTTCCAAAAAGCACTGCTGGAGAAAAAAGATTTGTATTACTCGATTTTCCCTAGAGAGTCACATAAATTAAAAAATAATGACAAGCTGGTGGCAAATCAAACATTTGAACAGCAATTGAAAAATGCGGAGGAATATGGCAAGAAGCGTGTATCTAATGATTTAATGATTGAAAATAAATTTTATAAACGTCTTGTTAATGCCGATTTAACAAAGTTTAAAGGCTCTCGTAAGAACGAAGATTATACAGTATCACCCGAATATGAGGATTTTCAGCTCGTCATAGATATTTTAAAGGATGCTGGTGCAAAGCCGCTATTTATCTCTATTCCTGTGAATGGCTATTGGTATGACTACAACGAATATCCACAGGAACGTCGTGAAAAATATTACGAAAAAATGGAGCAAGTATTAACAAATGCTAATGTTCCATATGTTGATTTCTCCGATCATGAATATGACCCTTATTTTATTATGGATACGATTCATATTGCATGGAAGGGCTGGGTCTATGTAGATCAAGAGCTAGATAACTATTGGACACAATCATAA
- a CDS encoding alkaline phosphatase has protein sequence MKYLQKWRSWVIASAMIFSATNIALPQVQAAKNTQPSNVIMMVMDGSSNNAVTLSRWYKGGNLALDAILTGAVRTYSAESALTDSAPAATALATGHKSNRKFVGVLPAVINSPGLAQLAKGDTMRPVANVLEGAKQQGMATGLISTSEIQHATPAGFSAHVKNRSQYDDIAEQQVYQDIDVVLGGGFASLIPGAANNARKDGENLVNVLKEKNYDIVKTRDELLKSTSSKIWGSFALNALAYNIDRPITRASEPTLAEMTSKAIQTLKQNDKGFFLFVEGSKVDWAAHANDTIGIISEILAFDGAVQKALDFAKEDGHTTVIAVTDHGNSGITMGNMNTTKTYASIPVSAFVNPLKKAKMTLEGALSQLKQDQSNMIEVAALYGLSDLSKDERTTLTASRNLSKDMGQMLAKRANIGFTTGGHTGEDVFLYTFGPSAITGLVENTEIAHAMAQSMSFDLNKLTKDLYIPATKAFTEKGYTTKIDRTDHENPKFIAQKKDVTLTIPVNKNIMIYEQASSNTTKTYSFDTINVYNGTDFYVSKKVLDAVN, from the coding sequence ATGAAATACTTACAAAAATGGCGTTCATGGGTTATAGCTAGTGCAATGATTTTTTCGGCGACAAATATTGCCCTACCACAAGTACAAGCTGCGAAAAACACTCAGCCGTCAAATGTTATTATGATGGTGATGGATGGAAGTAGTAATAATGCTGTCACACTCTCTCGATGGTATAAGGGTGGAAATTTGGCATTAGACGCGATTTTAACTGGTGCAGTTCGTACTTACTCTGCAGAATCTGCCCTTACCGATTCTGCGCCTGCTGCTACTGCATTAGCCACAGGGCATAAATCAAATCGTAAATTTGTTGGTGTGCTACCAGCGGTTATTAATTCTCCAGGATTAGCGCAATTAGCCAAAGGTGATACTATGCGCCCTGTAGCCAATGTTTTAGAAGGAGCGAAACAGCAGGGCATGGCAACTGGGCTGATTTCTACTTCTGAAATTCAACATGCAACACCTGCAGGCTTTTCAGCACATGTTAAAAATAGAAGTCAATATGATGACATAGCTGAGCAGCAGGTCTATCAAGACATTGATGTCGTGTTAGGCGGCGGCTTCGCATCTCTCATTCCTGGTGCTGCTAATAATGCTCGTAAAGATGGCGAGAACTTAGTGAATGTCCTAAAAGAAAAAAATTATGACATTGTCAAAACACGTGATGAGCTTTTAAAAAGTACCTCATCGAAAATTTGGGGAAGCTTTGCTCTTAATGCCCTTGCTTACAATATAGATCGCCCTATCACTAGAGCATCTGAGCCGACGCTTGCTGAAATGACAAGCAAAGCCATTCAAACGCTTAAACAGAATGACAAAGGTTTCTTCTTATTTGTAGAGGGCAGTAAGGTAGATTGGGCTGCACACGCCAACGACACAATTGGTATCATCAGTGAAATTTTAGCGTTTGATGGGGCTGTCCAAAAAGCACTTGATTTTGCTAAAGAGGATGGGCATACAACGGTTATTGCCGTAACAGATCATGGTAATAGCGGTATTACCATGGGCAATATGAATACAACAAAGACTTATGCCAGTATACCTGTTTCTGCCTTTGTTAATCCATTAAAGAAAGCGAAAATGACCCTTGAAGGTGCCTTAAGCCAATTGAAGCAAGACCAATCCAATATGATTGAGGTAGCAGCACTATATGGTTTATCAGACTTATCTAAAGACGAGCGGACAACCTTAACAGCTTCTAGGAATCTTAGCAAAGATATGGGACAGATGCTTGCCAAACGAGCAAATATTGGTTTTACAACGGGCGGACATACTGGTGAGGATGTATTTCTTTATACATTTGGTCCTTCCGCAATAACTGGCCTTGTTGAAAACACGGAAATAGCACATGCAATGGCACAATCTATGAGCTTTGATTTAAATAAGCTGACCAAGGATTTATATATCCCTGCAACAAAGGCCTTTACTGAAAAGGGCTATACGACAAAGATAGATCGAACAGATCATGAAAACCCAAAATTTATTGCACAAAAAAAAGATGTTACATTAACAATCCCAGTAAATAAAAACATCATGATTTATGAGCAAGCTTCAAGCAATACGACCAAAACCTATTCATTTGATACCATTAATGTCTACAATGGAACAGATTTTTATGTTTCCAAAAAAGTGTTAGATGCTGTTAACTAA
- a CDS encoding D-alanine--poly(phosphoribitol) ligase subunit 2 (D-alanyl carrier protein subunit; involved in the incorporation of D-alanine into membrane-associated D-alanyl-lipoteichoic acid; D-alanyl carrier protein is the acceptor of activated D-alanine which it donates to a membrane acceptor(D-alanyl transferase) for incorporation into membrane lipoteichoic acid), whose protein sequence is MEKQQVLEMLVELCEDDIIVENPDIDLFEEGLLDSFGTINLLVEIESRFDISVPITDFNREEWNTPNRIVAKLAERQ, encoded by the coding sequence ATGGAGAAACAACAAGTTTTAGAAATGCTAGTGGAATTATGCGAGGACGATATCATTGTAGAAAACCCAGATATCGATTTATTTGAAGAAGGGCTACTTGATTCATTCGGTACCATTAATCTATTAGTGGAAATAGAAAGCCGCTTTGATATCTCAGTACCAATAACTGATTTCAATCGTGAGGAATGGAACACGCCAAATCGTATTGTAGCGAAATTAGCTGAAAGACAATGA
- the dltB gene encoding D-alanyl-lipoteichoic acid biosynthesis protein DltB — MTPYGNIVFFIIIGMLLLPTIILGLREKSAKGYNIYVSIIVLALIFGNSLNGTISLILFTVFQLLLIIAYQKYRLQKNSGTVFVVAVLLSILPLVLVKVLPILGLHHLFGFLGVSYITFKSVQMILETRDGLIKDKISAIELAYFLLFFPTVSSGPIDRWRRFYKDMHAVPSNQDYQKLLLSGINYIFVGFLYKFILAYLIYNYTLIYLPNHTYNYLTPFQGQIAYMYMYSFYLFFDFAGYSAFAVGVSRIMGIQTPINFNRPFSSRNIKDFWNRWHMSLSFWFRDYVYMRFVLWMTKKKWIKNKFIISYIGFFLLFFLMGIWHGLEWHFVVYGLYHALLIISFDKFERWNKKRKLWPKNKWTHAIGVFITFNAVCFGFYIFSGKLF; from the coding sequence ATGACGCCTTACGGAAATATCGTTTTTTTCATCATTATTGGGATGTTATTGCTGCCAACAATTATTTTAGGATTACGTGAAAAATCTGCAAAAGGCTATAATATCTATGTTTCCATTATTGTTTTGGCACTTATTTTTGGTAATTCTTTAAATGGCACAATCTCTCTCATACTTTTTACAGTATTTCAGCTACTATTAATCATTGCTTATCAAAAATACCGACTACAAAAGAATAGTGGGACAGTATTTGTTGTGGCTGTACTGCTGTCTATCTTGCCGCTCGTGCTTGTAAAGGTTCTTCCGATTCTTGGGCTACATCATTTATTTGGATTCCTAGGAGTGTCCTACATTACCTTTAAATCTGTTCAAATGATTTTAGAAACACGTGACGGACTGATAAAGGATAAAATTTCAGCAATCGAGCTGGCCTATTTTTTACTGTTCTTTCCAACCGTTTCATCAGGACCTATCGATCGTTGGCGACGTTTTTATAAAGATATGCATGCAGTTCCGTCTAATCAGGACTATCAAAAACTACTATTAAGTGGGATTAATTATATATTTGTAGGCTTTCTATATAAATTCATTTTGGCTTATTTAATCTATAATTACACACTTATCTATTTGCCAAATCATACCTATAATTATTTGACACCTTTTCAAGGGCAAATAGCGTATATGTATATGTATAGCTTCTATTTATTTTTCGATTTTGCTGGCTATAGTGCCTTTGCCGTTGGGGTCAGTCGCATTATGGGCATTCAAACGCCAATTAACTTTAATCGTCCATTTTCGAGTCGCAATATTAAAGACTTTTGGAATCGTTGGCATATGAGCCTTTCATTCTGGTTTAGAGATTATGTTTATATGCGTTTCGTGCTTTGGATGACTAAGAAAAAATGGATTAAAAATAAATTTATAATCTCATATATTGGTTTCTTTTTACTGTTCTTTTTAATGGGAATTTGGCATGGACTAGAATGGCACTTTGTAGTCTATGGTCTTTACCATGCCCTGTTAATCATTAGCTTCGATAAGTTTGAACGCTGGAACAAAAAACGTAAGCTTTGGCCGAAAAATAAATGGACACATGCAATTGGCGTGTTTATCACTTTTAATGCTGTTTGTTTTGGCTTTTATATTTTTTCAGGAAAATTATTTTAA
- the dltA gene encoding D-alanine--poly(phosphoribitol) ligase subunit 1, whose product MLSILAAIQNVALQQPQKTAYQTNHDSLTYSELWYLSDCVAHYLLALDLKRKQPIVVYGHMSPLQIVAFLGAVKAGHPYVPVDSSTPSERLQLIIEASEACMLLKTESLSAPLSIPELEVSDIITKRSTISVEPSSWVQEQDVYYIIYTSGSTGKPKGVQITANNLAHFVDWMNKYFPLQESGVFLNQAPYSFDLSVMDLYPALVNGQTLYAITQEQIAYPKSLFDALATAEIRVWTSTPSFAKMCLMNKEWHQELMPTLDTFLFCGEVLPVSVAQELMQRFPQATIFNLYGPTETTVAVSFVEVTPELLEQFDQLPIAPQSEPNLSLLEDGEIIISGPTVSAGYLGAPDLTQKAFPTINEQHIYKTGDIGYEKDGYLFFSGRKDFQVKLHGYRLEIEEIEKQIGNLPPVSSCVVVPVLKDGEIVSLNAFVVLREPLMESAFKMTKQLKSLLSEYLPTYMIPKTFKYMDTLPLNTNGKVDRKGLVVMETV is encoded by the coding sequence ATGTTAAGTATATTAGCGGCAATTCAAAATGTGGCACTTCAGCAGCCACAAAAAACTGCATATCAAACCAATCATGATTCCTTAACGTATAGTGAGCTTTGGTATCTCTCTGATTGTGTAGCACATTATTTACTAGCTCTTGACTTAAAAAGGAAACAGCCAATTGTCGTCTACGGTCATATGTCACCATTGCAAATTGTTGCCTTTTTAGGTGCTGTTAAGGCTGGGCATCCATATGTACCAGTTGATTCGTCTACACCTTCAGAAAGACTACAGCTTATTATTGAAGCCTCTGAAGCCTGCATGCTACTAAAAACAGAATCATTAAGTGCTCCATTGTCTATTCCTGAGTTGGAGGTAAGTGATATTATCACGAAGCGTTCTACTATTTCGGTAGAGCCTTCCTCGTGGGTTCAGGAGCAAGATGTTTATTATATTATTTACACATCTGGTTCAACTGGTAAACCTAAGGGTGTCCAAATTACAGCCAATAACCTAGCACACTTTGTTGATTGGATGAATAAGTACTTCCCATTACAGGAATCTGGCGTGTTTTTAAATCAGGCCCCCTACTCCTTTGATTTATCCGTAATGGATTTATACCCTGCATTGGTAAATGGGCAAACGCTTTATGCGATTACTCAAGAGCAAATTGCTTATCCAAAGTCGTTATTTGATGCATTAGCTACAGCTGAAATCCGTGTTTGGACCTCCACACCGTCCTTTGCGAAAATGTGCTTAATGAACAAAGAGTGGCATCAGGAGTTAATGCCCACTTTAGATACATTTTTATTCTGTGGAGAGGTTTTACCAGTCTCCGTTGCACAGGAATTAATGCAACGCTTCCCACAGGCAACTATTTTTAATTTATATGGGCCAACTGAAACAACCGTTGCTGTATCTTTTGTAGAGGTCACACCAGAACTGTTGGAGCAATTTGATCAATTACCAATCGCCCCCCAATCAGAACCAAATCTTTCGCTATTAGAGGATGGGGAGATTATTATTTCAGGACCAACTGTTAGTGCTGGCTATCTTGGTGCACCTGATTTAACGCAAAAGGCCTTTCCTACAATAAATGAGCAGCACATTTATAAAACTGGGGATATTGGCTATGAAAAAGATGGCTATCTGTTCTTTTCAGGTCGTAAAGATTTTCAGGTAAAATTACATGGCTATCGTTTAGAAATCGAAGAAATTGAAAAGCAAATAGGCAATCTACCACCTGTTTCTAGCTGTGTTGTTGTACCTGTTTTAAAAGATGGCGAGATTGTTTCACTGAATGCGTTCGTTGTTCTGCGTGAGCCATTAATGGAGTCTGCTTTTAAAATGACGAAGCAGCTTAAATCGTTGTTATCAGAGTATTTACCAACCTATATGATTCCGAAAACCTTCAAATACATGGACACTTTACCTCTAAATACAAATGGTAAAGTTGACCGTAAAGGATTGGTGGTTATGGAAACAGTATGA
- a CDS encoding carboxylesterase — translation MNKTLSQPFFFQAGPRAVLLLHGFTGSSADVRMLGRFLEKKGYTTLAPHYKGHGVEPEELITTGPADWWQDVVAAYKQLQDAGYQEIAVAGLSLGGVMALNVALNNPVKGIVTMCAPMTMRTTDVMFEGVLKYARDYKKFQGKQDEQIEAEVLSIAKKGMPSLQELREFIAHTRQEIDMIYAPIFVVQATNDEVIETESANIIYNQTESLEKHIKWYENSKHVITLDQEKDQLHEDIYHFLEGLNWAQ, via the coding sequence ATGAACAAAACTTTATCTCAGCCATTTTTCTTTCAAGCAGGACCACGAGCAGTATTACTGTTGCATGGTTTTACAGGAAGCTCCGCAGATGTCCGAATGCTTGGTAGATTTTTAGAGAAAAAAGGGTATACTACATTAGCGCCTCACTATAAAGGTCACGGTGTGGAACCAGAAGAACTTATCACAACAGGACCTGCTGATTGGTGGCAGGATGTCGTAGCTGCCTATAAGCAGTTACAGGATGCTGGTTATCAGGAAATCGCAGTTGCAGGTCTTTCATTAGGCGGTGTGATGGCACTTAATGTGGCATTAAATAACCCAGTAAAAGGAATCGTTACAATGTGTGCCCCGATGACCATGCGTACAACCGACGTCATGTTTGAGGGAGTCCTGAAATATGCAAGAGACTATAAAAAATTCCAAGGCAAACAGGATGAGCAAATCGAAGCAGAGGTTTTAAGCATTGCTAAAAAAGGTATGCCATCTTTACAGGAGCTACGGGAATTTATTGCCCATACTCGTCAAGAAATTGACATGATTTATGCCCCAATTTTTGTCGTTCAAGCAACAAATGATGAGGTAATTGAGACAGAATCTGCCAACATTATATATAATCAAACTGAGTCACTTGAAAAGCACATCAAGTGGTATGAAAACTCAAAGCATGTTATTACATTAGATCAAGAAAAAGATCAGTTACATGAAGATATTTATCACTTTTTAGAAGGCCTAAATTGGGCACAATAA